AAGCTACCAAAGTTGAGCACTCCATCTGACTGAAATTTCAGGTACGAGTTTGATGTCACAAAGTGCATGTTCTCATCTGGGAATATCACAGAGAAGCTCAGAATAGCTTCTTTTGACTGCAGCGGAGAGACTGTGATTGACTTATATGCAGGTAAAAGCAATTAGATTTATTTTCCATAGTTGGAATGTTTTTTCACCCAGGATGTAGGAGGTTATGTACCAGTCTTATTTTGCTTCAATGTACAGGGATTGGCTACTTCACTCTTCCATATCTGGTACATGCAAAGGCTGCACATGTGCATGCATGTGAATGGAACCCAGATGCAGTAAAGGCTCTACAAAGAAACCTTCAGATCAATGGTGTGTTAGACTACTGCACTGTCCACCAGGGAGACAACAGACAGGTGAAGAACACAGTTTGTAGATTTAGTGGGCGGGGATTGtcattgtctttttatttaattaattatttttttcacatctgaTGTTTCACATTTGTCACAGTTCACAGTTTTTGTGAATGAGAACTCTTCCATTGGGTACTTGATACATTAAAGATTTATGGAAGTCAGTGATATCACTTCTTAAATACAAACTTGAAGCATCAGGCTGTTAGCAGTCCAAAAGTGCAATTAAAACAAATGTAGGTCTGCAGACCTTGTGAGATGAATAAAGTAACTCTCCACATTCTTTTTAGCTTCCTTTAAGTGATCTTGCTGACCGAGTGAATTTGGGTCTCATACCAAGTTCAGAGGAGGGTTGGCATGTGGCATGTCGTCTGCTTAAGAAGAGCACTGGAGGAGTCTTGCATATCCACCAAAATATCACTACACCTTTGCATCATCAAACACCTGAACATTTATCTGCTATAGATGTCGAAAAGAGCTCTGCTGTGAAAGAATCTCCTCTAAGGATACAGAAAGATATGGAAGTGTGGACTGCCTGGGCAAGAGACACAGCCAGCCGTATCTGTTTACTGTTGTTAGACATCACTGGGGCCACATGGAGGACAAACATTATGCACATAGAGCATGTTAAAACATATGCTCCACATATCAGTCATGTAGTACTGGACTTGGAGTGTAGacctctctcacacaaacacaattgtTCTGATAATTAGTAGGCCTATTTAGGAGAGATTGTAAACCCtgatttttgtaaatattgcaATCTttgcatatacattttaataaacatatgattaaatgtgttttgtgaTCATTTTAATTAGAAACAATTGTAAATCTGCTTGTATTGCTTACATATTGTTTAACAATTAAACATctacctatatgagagtggactgttgagatcctttgaaaatatggttcaacattttgggattcccaggtctcaattcttcaggtatatactgctgcgccacctgctctgtactatttttgggagtagcatacacccccctactgcggcagatactctgggagtggtgattattgcttttggaaaaggtcaagaGGCATTtatgtattactccctgctaattcagtgtcTGGGGGATGGATcttttaacttctatcaagagattatgggagaaagatttacacgtggtattggaggagggagtgtgggctaagatTGTAAATAAAGACACCCAAGTTCTGgtaatgccaatcagaagatggggacacaacccatgttttttgctggtgtgttaagatccaaacattttggttgagggttcagagttttatgtgtaaCATATTGGGcgctcaaatttcattttgccccagactcttgtgtttttggcgatagggcggtcattaatataggggataaatacatacaaaatttgGTCAGGTCATTTTTAGGGGCTGGAATTAGAACAGGTAATTCTTCGGGGCTGGAAGTctgctggagcaccctcatttcaaggGTGGtacacagagatgggcagggtagcggcATTCCATGAAAAGTCATTAAGAAATGTAGGCAACTAGAACTTGTATTTGTTTAATGTTCATTTAGTATACTATAgctttgaccacagggatatttgttgagggttaggttggggattgggagggggaaagggaataatgggggttaaaagttgattggtgtatatgttttgcttttctgtttcatttatgtgaataaaataaaagtgttcaTCTGGAAAAATAATTCAAcatgataaaataatatttattaaaagaaGGTTTAAGGGAACACGAGGAGAGGCTAGGCTATTGGCTCAAATCTACACAAAACCAAGTGTCACTCttaataaatatttcatgttctccaaatttgtaaaacaaaaaaaaaacaaacaaaaaaaaaacattttaaacctaGTGTTGAGTTGCTGTTAATTCACAATACTATTAAATATCTACATTTGAGCCTTTTTTAAGATTTgtgcatttcaattttatttaacacaatttcatcaaaatgtgattttaacacaattacataaaaaaataaaaaataaaataaaaattcattttaatggaattttgtaatgaaataaaaatgcgtaaatctaaacaagaaaaaaaagtgtATCTTGGTTGTcacaatattattttcattttatctcTTTGCAACATAGTTTCATAGACGTTGCTGTGAGGATAGTGCTTTATGTCCCAAAAGACATGCTTTTTTTTGTTCATTGACTTCCCGGAGGAAAGTTACGTCTACGCGCATCGCAGATGCGCACCTGTTCGTCGATGTTCCAGCCTCTCTGACGCGCAGAGCTGCAGTAGTTACTGAAAAGATTCCTTTTGTTCCGGGACGAGGTTTTTAATTAGGCAAGGCTGGAAGTCGGTGAGTTCGCACGGAGAAGCAACAGCAGAGGAAATTCTTGCACCATTTGGTAAGTGGAGAAATGTTTAGTTGGACACTTGAGAAGATTTGGAATGTTTGATTTGTTCTACAGCAAATCAGGCACCTTAGGGGCCGTTCTGACCGAACGCGTTGTTAAGCTAAAATAAAACTAGACGCAGTGCGACGAATaaaacagaacgagcgtgtgtcGAGGCGCCTTTTTTAAAGTTGGAATTATTTTTTGCCTGCATGTTTACTCAGG
This region of Xyrauchen texanus isolate HMW12.3.18 chromosome 23, RBS_HiC_50CHRs, whole genome shotgun sequence genomic DNA includes:
- the trmt12 gene encoding tRNA wybutosine-synthesizing protein 2 homolog encodes the protein MVVIPCLKVPQRHAELYRKYLLSQGVLDRKYCTQKHPDGTVTLPLRASDLPQLDIVALKEYIAQDSFFEIVDVQAPQLSKSVRNKSVHERLVETTQSLVVSKSEIWSEELERDVPCRWQCHGDLVLFGEGCFSNAVWKDIGSELWTAVAQTLGVKRIAQIKKISQDGYRTPIVTMLLGDSSYVTHIDNHIRYEFDVTKCMFSSGNITEKLRIASFDCSGETVIDLYAGIGYFTLPYLVHAKAAHVHACEWNPDAVKALQRNLQINGVLDYCTVHQGDNRQLPLSDLADRVNLGLIPSSEEGWHVACRLLKKSTGGVLHIHQNITTPLHHQTPEHLSAIDVEKSSAVKESPLRIQKDMEVWTAWARDTASRICLLLLDITGATWRTNIMHIEHVKTYAPHISHVVLDLECRPLSHKHNCSDN